In the genome of Meles meles chromosome 16, mMelMel3.1 paternal haplotype, whole genome shotgun sequence, one region contains:
- the UBE2C gene encoding ubiquitin-conjugating enzyme E2 C, giving the protein MASQNRDPAAASVAAARKGAEPSGGAARGPVGKRLQQELMTLMMSGDKGISAFPESDNLFKWVGTIHGAAGTVYEDLRYKLSLEFPSGYPYNAPTVKFLTPCYHPNVDTQGNICLDILKDKWSALYDVRTILLSIQSLLGEPNIDSPLNTHAAELWKNPTAFKKYLQETYSKQVSSQDP; this is encoded by the exons ATGGCCTCCCAGAACCGCGACCCAGCTGCCGCCAGCGTCGCCGCCGCCCGCAAAGGAGCCGAGCCCAGCGGGGGCGCCGCCCGTGGCCCCGTGGGCAAGAG GCTACAGCAGGAGCTGATGACCCTCATG ATGTCCGGTGACAAAGGAATTTCTGCCTTCCCTGAATCAGACAACCTTTTCAAGTGGGTGGGGACCATCCATGGAGCAGCTGGCACA GTGTATGAAGACCTGCGGTATAAGCTCTCCCTGGAGTTCCCCAGTGGCTACCCCTACAACGCGCCCACGGTGAAATTCCTCACACCCTGCTACCACCCCAACGTGGACACCCAGGGGAACATCTGCCTAGACATCCTGAAGGACAAGTGGTCAGCCCTGTATGATGTCAGGACCATTCTGCTGTCCATCCAGAGCCTGCTAGGAG AACCAAACATTGATAGTCCTTTGAACACACACGCTGCTGAGCTCTGGAAAAACCCCACAG CCTTTAAGAAGTATCTGCAAGAAACCTACTCAAAGCAGGTCTCCAGCCAAGATCCCTGA